The Myxococcota bacterium genome has a segment encoding these proteins:
- a CDS encoding aldo/keto reductase, translating to MQLRRLGRTGLVVSEIGMGTMTFGTMADERESVRILDAAFDAGVQLLDVAEVYPVPPRAEYAGRSEEICGKWLAGRSRDQIVVATKIAGPGQGWFVPAVRSGATALDRHHVERAIEGSLRRLGTDYIDLYQTHWPDPNVPIEQTLEALDRAVESGKVRYVGCSNQSAYGLTKSLWMSDAHGLVRYETIQNNFSLLNRRFEDELAAVCRAEQVSLLAYSPIAGGVLSGKYAGGQWPDGARFSQYRAGEPRTRIMTDRFVNARTLAAQERFAAIAKDAGMSVVTLGVAWTLAKDFVGSSLVGATSLAQMPELLAAADAKLGADVLAACDAVSREIPYPMG from the coding sequence ATGCAGCTCCGCCGCCTCGGCCGCACCGGTCTCGTCGTGAGCGAGATCGGAATGGGAACGATGACGTTCGGCACGATGGCCGACGAGCGCGAGAGCGTGCGCATCCTCGACGCCGCGTTCGACGCCGGCGTCCAGCTCCTCGACGTCGCCGAGGTCTACCCCGTGCCGCCGCGCGCGGAGTACGCCGGGCGCAGCGAGGAGATCTGCGGCAAGTGGCTCGCCGGGCGCTCGCGCGACCAGATCGTCGTCGCGACGAAGATCGCGGGCCCCGGGCAGGGATGGTTCGTCCCCGCGGTGCGCAGCGGTGCGACGGCGCTCGACCGCCACCACGTCGAGCGCGCCATCGAGGGCAGCCTGCGGCGCCTCGGCACCGACTACATCGACCTCTACCAGACGCACTGGCCCGACCCGAACGTGCCGATCGAGCAGACGCTCGAGGCGCTCGACCGCGCGGTCGAGAGCGGCAAGGTCCGCTACGTCGGCTGCAGCAACCAGAGCGCGTACGGCCTCACGAAGAGCCTGTGGATGTCGGACGCCCACGGCCTCGTTCGCTACGAGACGATCCAGAACAACTTCTCGCTCCTGAACCGCCGCTTCGAGGACGAGCTCGCGGCCGTCTGCCGCGCGGAGCAGGTGAGCCTGCTCGCCTACAGCCCGATCGCGGGCGGCGTGCTCTCGGGCAAGTACGCGGGCGGGCAGTGGCCCGACGGCGCGCGCTTCAGCCAGTACCGCGCCGGCGAGCCGCGCACGCGCATCATGACCGACCGCTTCGTGAACGCGCGCACGCTCGCCGCCCAGGAGCGCTTCGCGGCGATCGCGAAGGACGCGGGCATGTCGGTCGTGACGCTCGGCGTCGCGTGGACGCTCGCGAAGGACTTCGTGGGGTCGTCGCTCGTCGGCGCGACGTCGCTCGCGCAGATGCCCGAGCTGCTCGCGGCCGCCGATGCGAAGCTCGGCGCCGACGTGCTCGCCGCGTGCGACGCGGTCTCGCGCGAGATCCCGTACCCGATGGGCTGA
- a CDS encoding SCO family protein, whose translation MSARRRAVAVLAGACALLALGCDDVRRYGARGIVEDVRREDAVVVVDHGAVRGLMGPMTMTFDVPDADLLARLEPGQRISFTLVFTGSAYQIVDATVLGTVEVGDEWARLGEQLVRTTVAPPFSLRDQDGRVLTLDDLAGRALLVDFVFTQCPGPCPLQTARAVAVQRALPDDVRDRVHFVSISLDPANDTPEAFRAYARKHGADTRNWSFLGGDPGEVDAVVRSYAVGKTRDAEGVIEHLVVSLLVNGDGKIVRRYLGMEHGAEEIAADLVALARTPLASAERGSAHEHAHEHADDPAHDPGEAAAGDAP comes from the coding sequence GTGAGCGCGCGGCGGCGCGCCGTCGCCGTTCTCGCCGGGGCGTGCGCGCTGCTCGCGCTCGGCTGCGACGACGTCCGGCGCTACGGCGCGCGCGGCATCGTCGAGGACGTGCGCCGCGAGGACGCCGTCGTCGTCGTCGACCACGGGGCCGTGCGCGGGCTGATGGGACCGATGACGATGACGTTCGACGTGCCGGATGCGGACCTGCTCGCGAGGCTCGAGCCCGGCCAACGCATCTCGTTCACGCTCGTGTTCACCGGCAGCGCGTACCAGATCGTCGACGCCACCGTGCTCGGCACCGTCGAGGTGGGCGACGAGTGGGCGCGCCTCGGCGAGCAGCTCGTGCGCACGACCGTGGCGCCGCCGTTCTCGCTGCGCGACCAGGACGGGCGGGTGCTCACGCTCGACGATCTCGCCGGCCGGGCGCTCCTCGTCGACTTCGTCTTCACGCAGTGTCCCGGACCGTGTCCACTGCAGACGGCGCGCGCCGTGGCCGTGCAGCGCGCGCTCCCGGACGACGTGCGCGATCGCGTGCACTTCGTCTCGATCTCGCTCGACCCGGCGAACGACACGCCCGAGGCGTTTCGCGCCTACGCCCGCAAGCACGGCGCCGACACGCGGAACTGGTCGTTCCTCGGCGGGGATCCCGGCGAGGTCGACGCCGTCGTCCGCAGCTACGCGGTCGGCAAGACGCGCGACGCCGAGGGCGTGATCGAGCACCTCGTCGTCTCCCTGCTCGTGAACGGCGATGGGAAGATCGTGCGTCGCTATCTCGGGATGGAGCACGGCGCGGAAGAGATCGCCGCCGACCTCGTCGCGCTCGCGCGCACGCCGCTCGCGAGCGCGGAACGAGGCTCCGCGCACGAGCACGCACACGAGCACGCGGACGACCCCGCGCACGACCCCGGAGAGGCCGCGGCCGGCGATGCGCCCTAG
- the thiO gene encoding glycine oxidase ThiO yields the protein MRPSAPARAAAPRARRAATADVAIVGGGIAGCAAAWFLANEGLDVLLLERDALASAASGAAAGMLAPVAEGVPGSPLLALGLAALARFPALCDELRAASGVDPELERSGLLRAAESPDAARALAARADALRAAGVAVEWLDAAAARALEPALAPHVEGAIWSGGDAHVRPPLLARAFARGAERRGARIALGVDVRGLLAEGGRICGVRAEGAIAGDVAAGAVVVCAGAWSRALEGWMEAALPEVRGADGAARAAPPPVEPVRGQILALGAPLPRSRAIVWGEGGLYLVPKRDGSLVVGATEERVGFDARVTAAGVAALLEGARRLVPALGEAEVLRCWAGLRPASPDGLPSIGALRGVEGLVVAYGHHRNGVLLAPTTGELVRDLVLGKAGAAEAAPFDPARFARPPAPQRR from the coding sequence ATGCGCCCTAGCGCGCCGGCGCGCGCCGCCGCCCCGCGCGCGCGCCGCGCGGCGACGGCGGACGTCGCGATCGTCGGCGGCGGCATCGCGGGCTGTGCGGCGGCGTGGTTCCTCGCGAACGAGGGCCTCGACGTCCTGCTGCTCGAGCGCGACGCACTGGCGAGCGCGGCGTCGGGCGCCGCGGCCGGCATGCTCGCGCCCGTAGCGGAGGGCGTACCGGGGAGCCCGCTGCTCGCGCTCGGGCTCGCCGCGCTCGCGCGCTTCCCCGCGCTCTGCGACGAGCTGCGCGCCGCGTCGGGCGTCGACCCGGAGCTCGAGCGGTCCGGCCTGCTGCGCGCGGCCGAGTCGCCGGACGCGGCGCGCGCGCTCGCCGCGCGCGCCGATGCGCTGCGCGCCGCCGGCGTCGCGGTCGAGTGGCTCGACGCCGCCGCCGCGCGCGCGCTCGAGCCCGCGCTCGCGCCGCACGTCGAGGGGGCGATCTGGTCGGGTGGCGACGCGCACGTGCGTCCGCCGCTGCTCGCGCGCGCGTTCGCGCGCGGCGCGGAGCGCCGCGGCGCCCGCATCGCGCTCGGCGTCGACGTGCGCGGTCTCCTCGCGGAGGGCGGGCGCATCTGCGGCGTGCGCGCGGAGGGCGCGATCGCGGGCGACGTCGCGGCGGGCGCGGTCGTCGTGTGCGCCGGCGCGTGGAGCCGCGCGCTCGAAGGATGGATGGAGGCGGCTCTTCCCGAGGTGCGGGGCGCGGACGGAGCGGCGCGCGCCGCGCCGCCGCCGGTCGAGCCGGTGCGCGGGCAGATCCTCGCGCTCGGCGCTCCGCTCCCGCGCTCGCGCGCCATCGTGTGGGGCGAGGGCGGCCTCTACCTCGTGCCGAAGCGCGACGGGAGCCTCGTCGTGGGCGCGACCGAGGAGCGCGTCGGCTTCGACGCGCGCGTCACGGCCGCGGGTGTCGCCGCGCTGCTCGAGGGCGCGCGGCGTCTCGTGCCCGCGCTCGGCGAGGCCGAGGTGCTGCGCTGCTGGGCGGGGCTGCGGCCCGCGTCACCGGACGGGCTGCCGTCGATCGGCGCGCTCCGCGGCGTGGAAGGGCTCGTCGTCGCGTACGGGCACCACCGCAACGGCGTGCTGCTCGCGCCGACGACCGGGGAGCTCGTCCGCGACCTCGTGCTCGGCAAGGCGGGCGCGGCCGAGGCCGCGCCCTTCGATCCCGCCCGCTTCGCGCGCCCGCCGGCGCCGCAGCGCCGCTAG
- the trxA gene encoding thioredoxin, with protein sequence MAEITDVTDQSFQADVLDSDLPVVVDFWAEWCAPCRQIAPIVKELAASYAGRVKIVKMNIDENPAAPGRYGVRAIPTLLAFQGGQVVEQMQGARPKAALEEMVRKLC encoded by the coding sequence ATGGCAGAGATCACCGACGTGACCGATCAGAGCTTCCAGGCCGACGTGCTCGACTCCGACCTGCCCGTGGTCGTCGACTTCTGGGCCGAGTGGTGCGCGCCGTGCCGCCAGATCGCGCCGATCGTGAAGGAGCTCGCGGCCTCGTACGCGGGCCGGGTCAAGATCGTCAAGATGAACATCGACGAGAACCCGGCCGCGCCCGGGCGCTACGGCGTGCGCGCGATCCCGACGCTGCTCGCCTTCCAGGGCGGCCAGGTGGTCGAGCAGATGCAGGGCGCGCGCCCGAAGGCCGCGCTCGAGGAGATGGTCCGCAAGCTCTGCTGA